The Agrobacterium vitis region GCATTGGGCCGCTTGCCGTAATTGCAAACAAAACCCTGAAAATCAAACCTCATGAGGAACTTTATGGATATCAACATTCCCGACAGCATCCCGACCGAGATCATCAATGGCCAGCCTTACGTCAATAAAGGCAAGGGTGAGCTGATTGCACTGTCTGCTATCAAGCCAGAACATATTGAAGAGGACGAGCTGGTCCGCCGCTTGACGGCCAAGGCCGCTCGTTTCAACCAGATTTTGGCCTTGTTCCGCAGTGAAGTGTTTGAAGAGGTTTTTGCTTACCGCGAATTGCTGGCGGATAAATACGGTGTCAAACGCCGTGGAGCGAAAGGCAACATCACGCTTTCCACCGTTGATACCAGCCTACGTTTGACCATTCAGGTGTCGGACACGCTCACCTTCGGCCCTGAACTGGAAGTGGCCAAGGAGATAATTGACGGCTGCATTCGCCGCTGGTCAGCCGGTTCTAACGACAATATCCGCGCCCTGATTGATCAGGCGTTCCAAGTGGACAAGCAAGGCAAGCTCAACACCGACCGTATCCTTGGGTTAAAGCGCCTCAAAATCGTGGACGAAACCGGCGAATGGGAGAAGGCCATGGGCATTATCTCAGACTCCGTGCGGGTTATGGCGTCGAAAGAACACGCCCGCTTTTATCGTGTCGAAAAAGAGAGCGGTAACGCGGTGCGTATCGCCCTTGATCTTGCCAATGCGTGAGGATGCGCTGTGGCCGATCAGATGACATCCGGCACCTACAGCCAAGGCTATGCGCTTTGCACGGCGGCTGGCGTGCTGCTCGGCCATAGTTTCCGGGCAACCGAGGCGGAAGCCATCGCCTCAGTGTTCGAAAACCCCGTCCACCGTGATGAGTTTTGGCAGGCAGCCCAGGCCGAGGGCATGACCGTGCAATTCGTCTACGCCCATATTTTCACCCCCAAATTCTTTGTCACCATCCCCGAAGAGCCATCAGAAGAAAAGGCAGATGCAGCATGAACAGCATGATTACGTCGTCACTCTACGCCACTCTTAGCGCCACCCGGCTTTGCCCCGTTTGCACACAGAAAGCTATGCCTGCCAGCGATCAGCAGAAAGACATGCAGCTGGTTCGCTACCAGTGCGGGGCAGTCTTTGGCGTTAGCGACCGTCTGGGGTCCATCGTCGCTCAAGACCCATGCCCGTCAGCCTCGGAGATCGCGGCAGTGCGCTTGACGGCCAAAACTGATCTGGCGGTTGCGGCATGAGCTATGACTATATCCGCAATTACTATGGCGTTGACGTACCCATCGGACGGCATGTCCAGCACACGGTCACGGGTCGGTTCGGAGTTGTGCGACCCGAAAGCGGTAGTAACAGCCACTATGTTCAGGTCCAGTTCGAGGGCGACCGGCACGTTTCAAACTGCCACCCGAATGAGCTGGATTATGATGTGGCCGACATGCTGACTGGTGCGGCATGAACAGCAACGCCATCATCAACATTGCGAAAACCCAACTCGGTCTCGACGAGGTGACCTACCGTGCTTTGCTTATACGGGTGACAGGCACCGAGTCATTGCGGGAAATGACTGACCGCCAGAAGCTGGCAGTTGTCGATGAACTCAAAAAGAAGGGCTTTAAAGTAACGCCATCGGCCAGACAAAAGCTGTCGGTTTCCGACAAGCGCTACATCCGCCTCATCCACGCGCTGTGGAACTCTTGCCACCGCTTAGGCGTGGTTTCTAACGGCTCCCGTGCAGCGCTTCGTGAATTTTGCCGGGGTATCCTTTACCCCGGCAATAACAAGGTGGCCGTCGATCCCGACACGCTGGACTACGAAAAAGCGACCAAAGTGATCGACGCGCTGAAGGCGATGGAAAAGCGGGGTGCCGAATGCTAACGGCAGGCTGCTATTCCCATTGCGGAACCGCCTGTTTCGTAAGAAACGGGGTCATAAATCCAAACGCTTTTGAGTGTGCCTTCCGGAGACTCCCGAATGCTTCAGAAGTATGCAGACATATTGGGCAAATCCGTCGCGAGGAGACCCGTCCGACTGCATCGAAAGCCATATCACGTTGTCCTCAGCGGAACGCCACTTCGCATCAATCACTTTTTTTTCCTGTTTGATCGCTTTCAGTGCACGAGACTGCCATTGTTGCAATTCGTTGGCTGCAATAGCGGGTTGCACAATGAAGGTAACCATGAACGGGAGTGCAAACACAAATTTCATAAACAGACCTCTTACTTTGACGACAATCGTCTAACAGTTGAACCTCACCCGCGACAATCGCCATTTGCGAGTATCGAATGAAGAGCTTGGTTGAGGTTAAAAAAGTCCCGCGATCTTTGCGTGATGTGGCTGAAACTTTGGGCGACCATGCTGCTTTGCGGCTTATGGCTACATTTCCAGGTCAGGAGGTTTACTTCCCGTCCAAACCAAATGACGATCACCCGATTATCGCGGCGCTTGGCAAAGAGGCAGGATATGCGCTATGTGATTTCTTGGCGGGCGCGATTGTTTACGTGCCGAATGGCAAGACCGGCGTCCGATCCGAA contains the following coding sequences:
- a CDS encoding phage protein GemA/Gp16 family protein, with product MNSNAIINIAKTQLGLDEVTYRALLIRVTGTESLREMTDRQKLAVVDELKKKGFKVTPSARQKLSVSDKRYIRLIHALWNSCHRLGVVSNGSRAALREFCRGILYPGNNKVAVDPDTLDYEKATKVIDALKAMEKRGAEC
- a CDS encoding DUF3164 family protein encodes the protein MDINIPDSIPTEIINGQPYVNKGKGELIALSAIKPEHIEEDELVRRLTAKAARFNQILALFRSEVFEEVFAYRELLADKYGVKRRGAKGNITLSTVDTSLRLTIQVSDTLTFGPELEVAKEIIDGCIRRWSAGSNDNIRALIDQAFQVDKQGKLNTDRILGLKRLKIVDETGEWEKAMGIISDSVRVMASKEHARFYRVEKESGNAVRIALDLANA